From Panthera uncia isolate 11264 chromosome X, Puncia_PCG_1.0, whole genome shotgun sequence, the proteins below share one genomic window:
- the LOC125931595 gene encoding melanoma-associated antigen B16-like: MPLPQKSPQYSCDRCLPARTVTQGLEDAHDSKALEETCLSSHPLMPGTSKKAPGAGIPSNPENPQSFCSSSIAITTTSTSELNEGSNSQEEEDSTSGAGPDAKNVPIDALDKMVALSVDFMLFKYLKKELMTKADMKIIIKGYEEHFAEVFLKASERMEMVFGLDVKEVDPINHCYAFFIKLGLTYDGVLHGKEGIPKTGVLILILGVIFMKGNSATEKEVWEVLKLTGIYPGRKHSLFGDPRKLITQDFVKGKYLEYRQVANSDPAQFEFLWGSRAHAETTKMKVLEFLAKVHGTDPSSFPSQYEEALQEEEERTRARMSAMAISTSVATTSF; the protein is encoded by the coding sequence ATGCCTCTGCCCCAGAAGAGTCCACAATACTCATGTGATCGATGCCTTCCAGCCCGCACTGTGACCCAGGGCCTGGAGGATGCACATGACTCCAAGGCTCTGGAGGAGACCTGTCTCTCCTCCCATCCTCTAATGCCTGGCACttcgaagaaggctccaggtgcTGGTATACCCAGCAACCCTGAGAATCCTCAGAGTTTCTGCTCCTCTTCCATTGCCATCACAACCACCTCAACAAGTGAGCTGAATGAGGGCTCCAATAGCCAAGAAGAGGAGGATAGCACCTCAGGGGCTGGGCCAGATGCCAAGAATGTGCCCATAGATGCTCTAGATAAGATGGTGGCTTTGTCGGTGGATTTCATGCTGTTCAAGTATCTAAAGAAAGAGCTCATGACGAAGGCAGATATGAAGATCATCATCAAAGGGTATGAAGAGCACTTCGCTGAGGTCTTCCTGAAAGCCTCTGAGCGCATGGAGATGGTCTTCGGCCTTGATGTGAAGGAAGTGGATCCCATCAACCACTGCTATGCCTTCTTCATCAAATTGGGCCTCACCTATGATGGGGTGCTGCATGGTAAAGAGGGCATACCCAAGACGGGTGTCCTGATACTTATCCTGGGTGTGATCTTCATGAAGGGCAACAGTGCCACTGAAAAGGAAGTCTGGGAAGTTCTGAAGTTGACGGGGATATATCCCGGGAGGAAGCACTCCCTCTTTGGGGACCCCAGGAAGCTCATCACCCAAGATTTCGTGAAGGGAAAGTACCTGGAATACCGCCAGGTGGCCAACAGTGATCCCGCACAATTTGAATTCCTCTGGGGCTCAAGAGCCCACGCTGAAACCACCAAGATGAAAGTCCTGGAGTTTCTGGCCAAGGTTCATGGGACTGACCCGAGTTCTTTCCCATCTCAGTATGAGGAGGCTTtgcaagaagaagaagagagaacccGAGCCAGAATGTCAGCCATGGCTATCTCTACTTCTGTGGCCACTACAAGTTTCTAG